The Chryseobacterium sp. 52 genome includes a region encoding these proteins:
- a CDS encoding arsenate reductase family protein, with translation MKKVFHLNTCDTCRKILAQFDLTGWELREIKKEPVTKEELAAMYKETKSYEALFSKKSTQIKLRGLDVKSLGENDFKDLLLDHYTFLKRPVFLTDKEIFVGNDKKNVEALREFFGVEGE, from the coding sequence ATGAAGAAAGTATTCCATCTCAATACATGTGACACATGCAGAAAGATCTTAGCACAGTTTGACCTTACCGGCTGGGAACTCCGTGAAATCAAAAAAGAGCCGGTTACAAAGGAAGAGCTGGCAGCGATGTACAAAGAGACGAAATCTTACGAAGCCCTGTTCAGCAAAAAATCCACACAGATCAAATTAAGAGGGCTGGATGTAAAATCTCTTGGTGAAAATGATTTTAAAGACCTGCTTCTGGATCATTATACCTTTTTGAAACGTCCTGTTTTTCTTACCGATAAAGAAATATTTGTAGGGAATGACAAGAAAAATGTGGAAGCTTTAAGAGAGTTCTTCGGAGTGGAAGGTGAATAG
- the gcvT gene encoding glycine cleavage system aminomethyltransferase GcvT: protein MKKTALYDKHVSLGAKIVPFAGFEMPVQYSGVTEEHFAVREKAGLFDVSHMGQFFIEGPGSKDLLQFVTTNDVNTLENGKAQYSCLPNENGGIVDDLIVYKMEDDKYFVVVNASNIEKDWNHIAKYNSFGAKMTNASDEMSLLAIQGPKATEILQKITETNLSEIPYYHFAVGSVAGVNNVIISNTGYTGSGGFEIYFNNENAEQLWDAIINAGESEGIIPAGLAARDTLRLEKGFCLYGNDIDDTTSPIEAGLGWITKFDKDFVSKDTFAKQKEEGITRKLVAFELTDKGVPRHDYPVVDAEGNVIGKVTSGTQSPMKKIGLGLAYVDKPHFKLGSEIFIQVRNKNIPAKVVKAPFV from the coding sequence ATGAAGAAAACAGCCTTATACGATAAACACGTTTCTTTAGGCGCTAAAATCGTACCTTTTGCAGGTTTTGAAATGCCTGTACAATATTCTGGTGTAACGGAAGAGCATTTTGCAGTAAGAGAAAAAGCAGGATTGTTCGATGTTTCTCACATGGGACAGTTTTTTATTGAAGGACCGGGATCTAAAGATCTTTTACAGTTTGTGACCACAAATGATGTAAATACTCTGGAAAACGGAAAAGCACAATATTCTTGCCTTCCCAATGAAAACGGAGGAATCGTGGACGATCTTATTGTTTACAAAATGGAAGATGACAAGTATTTTGTAGTGGTAAACGCGTCAAATATCGAAAAAGACTGGAATCATATCGCAAAATATAACAGTTTTGGTGCTAAAATGACGAATGCATCTGATGAGATGTCATTATTAGCAATTCAGGGACCTAAAGCTACAGAAATCCTTCAAAAGATTACAGAAACTAATCTTTCTGAGATTCCTTATTATCATTTTGCAGTAGGAAGTGTTGCTGGAGTTAATAACGTAATCATTTCGAATACAGGATATACAGGAAGCGGCGGTTTTGAGATCTATTTCAATAATGAAAATGCTGAACAACTTTGGGATGCCATCATCAATGCAGGTGAATCAGAAGGAATTATTCCTGCAGGATTGGCTGCCAGAGATACTTTAAGATTGGAAAAAGGATTCTGTCTTTACGGAAACGATATCGATGATACCACTTCTCCTATTGAAGCAGGATTAGGATGGATTACAAAATTCGATAAAGATTTTGTTTCTAAAGATACATTTGCCAAACAGAAAGAAGAAGGAATTACCAGAAAATTAGTGGCTTTCGAACTTACCGACAAAGGAGTTCCAAGACATGATTATCCGGTTGTTGATGCTGAAGGCAATGTGATTGGAAAAGTAACTTCCGGAACTCAGTCTCCCATGAAAAAGATCGGTTTAGGTCTGGCTTATGTAGACAAACCTCACTTCAAACTAGGTTCTGAGATCTTTATTCAGGTAAGAAATAAGAACATTCCTGCAAAAGTAGTGAAAGCTCCTTTCGTATAA
- the idi gene encoding isopentenyl-diphosphate Delta-isomerase, producing the protein MEELVVLVNPEDEVLGLMEKQQAHINGLLHRAFSVFLFNSKGEMLLQKRASGKYHSPNQWTNAVCSHPREGETYLEGAKRRLNEELGIEVELSEKFNFIYKADVGGGLWEHELDHVFVGNHESDFNLNKEEVEEVRFITMESLDKEIAEAPGNFTEWFKIILEEYKHHF; encoded by the coding sequence ATGGAAGAATTGGTAGTTTTAGTAAATCCTGAAGATGAAGTTCTGGGCCTGATGGAAAAACAGCAGGCACATATCAACGGCCTTTTACACCGCGCATTTTCTGTATTTTTGTTCAACAGCAAAGGTGAGATGCTTCTTCAAAAAAGGGCATCAGGAAAATACCATTCTCCCAATCAATGGACCAATGCGGTCTGTTCTCATCCAAGAGAAGGCGAAACCTATCTTGAAGGGGCAAAACGCAGGCTTAATGAGGAACTCGGAATTGAAGTTGAGCTTTCGGAAAAATTCAACTTTATCTATAAAGCAGATGTAGGCGGTGGTCTTTGGGAGCACGAACTGGATCATGTATTCGTAGGAAATCATGAGTCCGACTTCAATTTGAATAAAGAGGAAGTGGAAGAAGTAAGATTCATCACCATGGAAAGCCTTGATAAAGAAATTGCTGAAGCTCCGGGAAATTTTACAGAGTGGTTTAAAATTATCCTCGAAGAATATAAACACCATTTTTAA
- a CDS encoding AraC family transcriptional regulator, which produces MDHIRELIEIEIAELTEWKDRFRKNSFFELVFILKGKGIQSIEYKTQAYQKDDFFLLPYSKCHAYEITEPTTFLFIRFTEHYFKNLKNTTIDYLEWYSKLNYIIGFYDFNTGLNINDEKDKSHVKKLFEILLLEKGQPSDYSETLTANTLSSILTIISSKLILSEDFQKKNDSKFLDIIKHINQHIIDDDKVSILYLSEKFNISKKYFSEYFKRNSNESLKEYIQKTKLQIAINRIKYTQSPLQEIAWSLGFTDGSHLNKALKKHFGTNSSTLRKEKKGLL; this is translated from the coding sequence ATGGATCATATACGGGAGCTTATTGAAATAGAAATCGCAGAACTCACTGAATGGAAAGACAGATTCCGTAAAAACAGTTTTTTCGAATTGGTATTTATTCTTAAAGGAAAAGGCATTCAAAGTATAGAATATAAAACTCAGGCTTATCAAAAAGATGATTTTTTTCTTTTACCGTATTCTAAATGTCATGCTTATGAAATCACGGAGCCCACAACCTTTCTTTTTATCCGGTTTACAGAACATTATTTCAAAAATCTTAAAAATACAACGATAGATTATTTGGAATGGTATAGTAAGCTTAATTATATCATCGGATTTTACGACTTCAATACAGGCCTTAACATCAATGATGAAAAAGATAAAAGCCATGTAAAAAAACTGTTTGAAATACTATTGCTTGAAAAAGGACAGCCGTCTGACTATTCTGAAACATTAACGGCTAATACTCTATCGTCCATATTAACTATAATAAGTTCAAAATTAATCCTATCAGAAGATTTTCAGAAAAAAAATGACAGCAAATTCCTTGATATTATTAAACACATCAACCAGCATATTATTGACGACGACAAGGTGTCCATTTTATATCTATCGGAAAAATTTAACATCTCCAAAAAGTATTTCAGTGAATACTTTAAGAGAAATTCTAATGAATCCCTTAAAGAATACATTCAAAAAACAAAACTGCAGATAGCCATCAACAGAATAAAATATACGCAATCCCCTTTACAGGAAATAGCATGGAGTTTGGGTTTTACTGATGGAAGTCATTTGAACAAAGCTCTGAAAAAACATTTTGGGACAAATTCATCAACATTAAGAAAAGAAAAAAAAGGACTTCTCTGA
- a CDS encoding carboxymuconolactone decarboxylase family protein: protein MDYKEISKKTVGYLYQAHSSIRNSEIDNKLIALAELRISQLNGCSYCCSFHANELREMGMDLALIDKIPGYKHSVSFDRKQILVLRWADAVTNLDGDMESLLEDLKQEFSEKEIVDLTSSISLMNALNRLRISLGEKV from the coding sequence ATGGATTACAAAGAGATTTCAAAAAAAACAGTAGGGTATTTATACCAGGCCCATTCAAGTATTAGAAATTCTGAGATTGATAATAAGCTCATTGCGTTGGCTGAACTAAGAATATCCCAACTGAACGGATGTTCGTATTGCTGCAGTTTTCATGCTAATGAATTAAGGGAAATGGGAATGGATCTGGCTTTAATTGACAAAATACCGGGATACAAACACTCTGTTTCATTTGACCGGAAGCAGATTCTGGTATTAAGATGGGCAGATGCGGTAACCAACCTGGACGGAGATATGGAGTCTCTGTTGGAAGATTTGAAACAGGAGTTTTCAGAAAAAGAAATTGTAGACTTAACTTCCAGCATTTCATTAATGAATGCTTTGAATCGTTTACGGATTAGTTTAGGAGAGAAAGTTTAA
- a CDS encoding phosphoheptose isomerase — protein sequence MELEYKEHISPILKDGVKNYLIDIDGTITDDVPNEEPERMVTCKPYPDALETINKWYDEGHQICFFTSRTENLKQITIDWLDKNGFKYHSVLCGKPRGGNYHWIDNHLVRATRYKGKFTDLVEKQVTIEVFKED from the coding sequence ATGGAGTTAGAATATAAAGAGCATATAAGTCCAATTCTTAAGGACGGGGTGAAAAATTATTTAATAGATATAGACGGTACCATTACGGACGACGTTCCGAATGAAGAACCAGAAAGAATGGTTACCTGCAAACCTTATCCTGATGCACTTGAAACAATCAACAAATGGTATGACGAAGGACATCAGATATGTTTCTTTACTTCAAGAACAGAAAATCTGAAACAGATTACCATCGATTGGTTAGACAAAAATGGATTCAAGTACCACAGCGTACTCTGCGGAAAGCCCAGAGGAGGTAACTATCACTGGATAGACAACCACTTGGTAAGAGCTACAAGATACAAAGGGAAATTTACAGACCTTGTAGAAAAGCAGGTAACCATAGAAGTTTTCAAAGAAGATTAA
- a CDS encoding D-2-hydroxyacid dehydrogenase produces MKVLANDGLDQSGIDALTEKGFEVITAKVPQELLVDYINEHKIRTLLVRSATQVRKDIIDGCPSIGIIGRGGVGMDNIDVDYAREKGIHVINTPSASSESVAELVFAHLFSGARFLQDSNRKMPLVGDTQFAGLKKAYTAGIELRGKTIGIVGMGRIGQEVARIALGLGMRVIAADNNIGKASIKVKFYNNQFINVDIETEPLQEVLKHSDFITLHVPAQKDGYMIGKNEFDIMKDGVAVVNCSRGGVIDESALIEALDSGKVKFAGLDVFINEPTPSKEILNHSKISLTPHTGASTLEAQDRIGLSLAEQISSILQIQ; encoded by the coding sequence ATGAAAGTTTTAGCGAATGACGGTCTGGATCAATCTGGAATTGATGCACTGACTGAGAAAGGTTTTGAAGTGATCACTGCAAAAGTTCCGCAGGAGCTTTTGGTAGATTACATTAACGAGCATAAGATCCGTACCCTGTTGGTAAGGAGTGCTACTCAGGTAAGAAAAGATATTATTGATGGTTGTCCGTCTATCGGGATCATTGGACGTGGTGGTGTTGGAATGGATAATATTGATGTGGATTATGCAAGAGAAAAAGGAATTCATGTGATCAATACCCCGTCTGCATCTTCAGAATCGGTGGCTGAACTTGTGTTTGCCCACTTATTTTCAGGAGCAAGATTTCTTCAGGATTCAAACAGAAAAATGCCTTTAGTAGGAGATACACAATTTGCAGGTCTTAAAAAAGCATATACTGCAGGGATTGAACTGAGAGGAAAAACCATCGGAATCGTTGGGATGGGAAGAATAGGACAGGAAGTTGCCAGAATTGCCTTAGGATTAGGAATGAGAGTTATTGCAGCCGATAATAATATTGGGAAAGCAAGCATCAAAGTAAAATTCTACAACAATCAGTTTATCAATGTAGATATTGAAACCGAACCGCTTCAGGAAGTATTGAAACATTCAGACTTTATTACGCTGCATGTTCCGGCTCAGAAAGATGGATACATGATCGGTAAAAATGAGTTTGACATTATGAAAGACGGTGTGGCAGTCGTAAACTGTTCAAGAGGTGGTGTTATCGATGAGTCAGCTTTAATTGAAGCCCTGGATTCAGGTAAGGTGAAGTTTGCGGGATTAGATGTTTTCATCAATGAACCTACGCCTTCTAAGGAAATACTGAACCATTCAAAGATTTCCCTGACGCCGCATACAGGTGCATCTACTTTAGAAGCTCAGGACAGAATCGGGCTTTCTCTGGCAGAGCAGATTTCAAGTATTTTACAGATCCAGTAA